In one window of Zhihengliuella sp. ISTPL4 DNA:
- a CDS encoding RNA polymerase sigma factor codes for MDAPEESTTASAASAQETAERAVAAVWRIEAARIVGTLTRTVGDFGLAEDLAQEALVDALRQWPAEGVPRNAAAWLTAVAKRKAVDAWRRRERLDDRLALIAHDLAHEQVHEPELPWDPDAVDDDVLRLVFIACHPVLSKEAQVALTLRVVGGLSSEEIARAFLVPTATVQQRIVRAKKTLAAAHAPFEVPPRQDRAARLGAVLGVLYLIFNEAHAASSGPDWMRPELSEEAIRLGRVLAALLPREPEVHGLLALMELTAARFPARTDRNGDHVLLADQDRRRWDRSRIARGRAALATADGMGRGRGSYSLQAAIAECHAVAPSLDETDWDRIVVLYEALGRIAPSPVVELNRAAAVAMATGPASALRLLDELAASGALRGYHLLPATRGEVLRRVGREEEARSEFAVAAGLAGNDRERGLLIRKSRGVTG; via the coding sequence ATGGACGCTCCCGAAGAGTCGACGACGGCCTCGGCCGCCTCCGCACAGGAGACGGCCGAGCGGGCCGTCGCGGCGGTGTGGCGCATCGAGGCGGCGCGCATCGTCGGCACCCTGACGCGGACGGTCGGCGACTTCGGCCTGGCGGAGGATCTCGCGCAGGAGGCCCTCGTCGATGCCCTGCGGCAGTGGCCCGCCGAGGGGGTTCCGCGCAACGCCGCGGCGTGGCTCACGGCCGTGGCGAAAAGGAAGGCGGTGGACGCATGGCGCCGCCGGGAACGGCTGGACGACCGCCTCGCCCTGATCGCGCACGACCTCGCACACGAGCAGGTGCACGAACCGGAGCTGCCGTGGGACCCGGATGCCGTGGACGACGATGTGCTGCGGCTCGTCTTCATCGCGTGTCACCCGGTGCTCTCGAAGGAGGCGCAGGTCGCGCTCACGCTGCGCGTCGTCGGCGGTCTGTCGAGCGAGGAGATCGCCCGCGCTTTCCTCGTTCCCACGGCGACCGTGCAGCAGCGGATCGTGCGCGCGAAGAAGACGCTGGCGGCCGCGCACGCGCCGTTCGAGGTGCCGCCGCGACAGGACCGCGCCGCCCGTCTCGGCGCGGTCCTCGGAGTGCTGTACCTCATCTTCAACGAGGCGCACGCGGCCAGCAGCGGTCCGGACTGGATGCGGCCGGAGCTGAGCGAGGAGGCGATCCGGCTCGGCCGGGTGCTCGCCGCTCTGCTGCCCCGGGAGCCGGAGGTGCACGGGCTGCTCGCCCTGATGGAGCTCACGGCGGCGCGCTTCCCTGCGCGAACCGACCGAAACGGCGATCACGTGCTGCTCGCCGACCAGGATCGTCGGCGATGGGACCGCAGTCGCATCGCGCGGGGGAGAGCTGCCCTGGCGACGGCGGACGGGATGGGCCGCGGTCGAGGGTCCTACAGTCTGCAGGCCGCCATCGCCGAATGTCACGCGGTGGCCCCGTCCCTCGACGAGACCGACTGGGATCGGATCGTGGTCCTCTACGAGGCGCTCGGCCGGATCGCGCCGTCGCCCGTGGTGGAGCTCAATCGCGCGGCTGCGGTGGCGATGGCGACCGGACCCGCCTCCGCCCTGCGCCTGCTCGACGAGCTCGCCGCGTCCGGGGCGCTGCGCGGGTACCACCTCCTCCCGGCCACGCGCGGCGAGGTGCTGCGCCGAGTCGGACGGGAGGAGGAGGCGCGCAGCGAGTTCGCCGTCGCCGCGGGCCTGGCGGGCAACGACCGTGAGCGCGGACTCCTGATACGCAAGTCTCGCGGTGTCACGGGCTGA
- a CDS encoding YciI family protein: protein MKFMLIMRATDDAVAAYEEMPFEQVIEAMGRYNESMMKAGVLVAGEGLTDAAEGFVVDFSAEKPLITDGPYGETKELFNGFWIIEVSSREEAAEWASRAPLGAGSFLEVRRVTGPEDFPADNEWIEKEAGWREEQARRAEQS from the coding sequence ATGAAGTTCATGCTCATCATGCGCGCGACCGACGACGCTGTGGCGGCCTACGAAGAGATGCCCTTCGAGCAGGTCATCGAGGCCATGGGCCGCTACAACGAGTCCATGATGAAGGCGGGCGTCCTCGTCGCGGGTGAGGGCCTGACCGACGCGGCCGAGGGCTTCGTCGTCGACTTCAGTGCCGAGAAGCCGCTCATCACCGACGGCCCCTACGGGGAGACGAAGGAGCTCTTCAACGGCTTCTGGATCATCGAGGTCTCGTCGCGCGAGGAAGCGGCGGAATGGGCGAGCCGTGCGCCGCTGGGGGCCGGCTCCTTCCTCGAGGTGCGCCGGGTGACCGGGCCGGAGGACTTCCCTGCCGACAACGAGTGGATCGAGAAGGAGGCGGGCTGGCGTGAGGAGCAGGCTCGTCGCGCCGAGCAGTCCTGA
- a CDS encoding glycoside hydrolase family 10 protein, whose translation MKRRIAATAAAALLLLALPTAAGAAPDEEPLTRYVKDASGAYGYGTEPVYTYPGSGEQVAIPTALTPETRRFSSAWVGTIGNLNFGKPADAADFDARYATVLDDFASWNMNAVIFQVRPLLDAYYPSALNPWSEFLTGTQGADPGYDPLQRMVEATHARGMEFHAWLNPYRVTNAKMTSPAILTALGLTADEVMALSIPQYIAALNDAGILADNNFAVQHPDWVLSFEEKLFLDPGQPEVPASVAATVAEITENYDVDAIHFDDYFYPYRITVDGQNVFFGAQGEDRATFEEFGLTAGYPDTADGIEAWRRDNITGLITLVGDAVDAGNAARGTAVQLGISPFGIWEHEALDPAGSHTPTTSSQTYSHAVFADTRGWVQDELIDYIVPQIYWSFDQAAAPYGELAQWWSDVAAGSRTQVYVGHALYKHVNNGGWEPAWMNPEEVPNQIRFNQKLDGIEGSVLFSYNDMKSSDLSVLPADQQPKHQTKNTAIDLLESEAFAHPTLVPAKPWLSDGRVTAPGSPVVVDGELRWEAGDTQEARRYAIYRGTGDPAQVVATPGTLVDTVWAGGTTSFRYPLPVDTAAARAAAETWVVTALDAAAVESAPVAAAIDEPVDPTDPGTPTDPTGPGTPETPDSPDDEDAASPSSGASREGGGDLAATGADAPIAALLLGGLLLAAGAVTVGVTAHRRRTR comes from the coding sequence ATGAAGAGACGCATCGCCGCCACTGCGGCGGCCGCCCTGCTCCTGCTGGCACTCCCGACGGCCGCAGGAGCGGCCCCGGATGAGGAGCCGCTGACCCGCTATGTGAAGGATGCCTCCGGCGCCTACGGCTACGGCACAGAGCCCGTGTACACCTACCCGGGATCCGGCGAGCAGGTCGCGATCCCCACGGCACTGACGCCCGAGACCCGGCGCTTCTCCAGCGCCTGGGTCGGCACGATCGGCAATCTGAATTTCGGCAAGCCCGCGGACGCGGCGGACTTCGACGCCCGCTATGCGACCGTGCTCGACGACTTCGCCTCCTGGAACATGAACGCAGTGATCTTCCAGGTGCGTCCCCTGCTGGACGCCTACTACCCCTCGGCGCTGAACCCCTGGTCCGAGTTCCTCACCGGCACCCAGGGCGCCGATCCCGGCTACGACCCGCTGCAGCGCATGGTGGAGGCCACCCACGCGCGCGGCATGGAGTTCCACGCCTGGCTGAACCCCTACCGCGTGACCAATGCGAAGATGACCTCCCCCGCGATCCTCACGGCGCTCGGCCTGACCGCGGACGAGGTGATGGCGCTCTCCATCCCGCAGTACATCGCGGCGCTGAATGACGCCGGCATCCTCGCCGACAACAACTTCGCCGTGCAGCACCCCGACTGGGTGCTGTCCTTCGAGGAGAAGCTGTTCCTCGACCCCGGTCAGCCCGAGGTCCCGGCCTCCGTCGCGGCCACGGTCGCCGAGATCACCGAGAACTACGATGTCGACGCGATCCACTTCGACGACTACTTCTACCCGTACCGGATCACGGTCGACGGCCAGAACGTGTTCTTCGGCGCGCAGGGAGAAGACCGGGCCACCTTCGAGGAGTTCGGCCTCACCGCCGGCTATCCCGATACGGCGGACGGCATCGAGGCCTGGCGACGTGACAACATCACCGGCCTCATCACTCTCGTCGGCGACGCCGTCGACGCCGGCAACGCGGCACGCGGCACCGCTGTCCAGCTCGGCATCAGCCCCTTCGGAATCTGGGAGCACGAGGCGCTGGACCCGGCAGGCTCCCACACGCCGACGACCTCGTCGCAGACGTACAGCCACGCCGTCTTCGCCGACACCCGCGGCTGGGTGCAGGACGAGTTGATCGACTACATCGTGCCGCAGATCTACTGGAGCTTCGACCAGGCCGCCGCCCCCTACGGGGAGCTCGCGCAGTGGTGGAGCGACGTGGCCGCGGGCAGTCGCACACAGGTCTACGTGGGGCACGCGCTCTACAAGCACGTCAACAACGGCGGCTGGGAGCCGGCCTGGATGAACCCGGAGGAGGTGCCGAACCAGATCCGGTTCAACCAGAAGCTCGACGGCATCGAGGGCAGCGTCCTGTTCAGCTACAACGACATGAAGTCCAGCGACCTGAGTGTCCTGCCGGCCGACCAGCAGCCCAAGCACCAGACCAAGAACACCGCGATCGACCTGCTCGAGAGTGAGGCCTTCGCCCACCCCACGCTCGTCCCCGCCAAGCCGTGGCTGTCCGACGGCCGGGTGACCGCTCCGGGATCGCCCGTGGTCGTCGACGGCGAGCTCCGCTGGGAGGCCGGCGACACCCAGGAGGCACGCCGGTACGCGATCTATCGCGGTACCGGCGACCCCGCGCAGGTCGTCGCCACGCCTGGCACCCTGGTCGACACCGTCTGGGCCGGCGGCACGACATCGTTCCGCTATCCTCTCCCCGTCGACACCGCAGCGGCGCGAGCCGCGGCGGAGACCTGGGTGGTGACCGCGCTGGATGCGGCCGCCGTCGAGAGCGCGCCGGTGGCCGCCGCGATCGACGAGCCGGTGGACCCGACCGATCCCGGAACCCCGACGGATCCGACGGGCCCCGGTACCCCGGAGACTCCGGATTCCCCCGACGATGAGGACGCCGCGTCGCCGAGCAGCGGAGCCTCCCGCGAAGGGGGCGGCGATCTCGCCGCAACGGGCGCTGACGCGCCCATCGCCGCCCTGCTGCTGGGTGGCCTGCTGCTGGCGGCCGGCGCCGTCACCGTCGGCGTGACCGCGCATCGGCGTCGCACGCGATGA
- a CDS encoding glycosyltransferase, whose product MPPVSAPSLPDAEYLVLSSRLIPGLDGGYTIATLARARLLAAAGAGEGEGPQLLTFDPGTAEAHDEHRRVFAEQGAVTAPDRLRNLFDEAVASQGGAASWLRDAADAAVTADPDVEYRVLADSAGRPFAALPVIPGNPDWHLTDEPVLVYDESGAVVGALHGFRGLYGAWLAHLTAPLSDRPIVVICESRQLGELVADWTDPRVRIVHPVHTIHVEAPYTPDASMNTLWTRWFRVADRFDAVIWPTDTQRDDVVARFGDGANHVVVPNPIAPVERRDDLREDGLVVVLGRLAGGKRIDHAIRAFVAADVPGTRMEIWGTGAEEERLAALIAELDAADRVRLCGYTTDPATVLDRASILVTSTAFEGQPLGIVEALLHGTPVVSYDVRYGIRDVLGAGGGVLVPAGDVAALRDALRDLLTDPERLAALRAEAPAVASAWSPERSVEALSTVIAAVVEAPSRR is encoded by the coding sequence GTGCCCCCGGTCTCGGCGCCCAGCCTTCCGGACGCCGAGTATCTGGTGCTGTCCAGCCGCCTCATCCCGGGCTTGGACGGTGGTTATACGATCGCCACGCTCGCGCGCGCCCGGCTGCTGGCGGCTGCCGGGGCGGGAGAGGGTGAGGGTCCGCAGCTGCTGACCTTCGACCCGGGAACCGCCGAGGCTCACGACGAGCATCGCCGGGTGTTCGCCGAGCAGGGCGCGGTCACTGCCCCCGATCGGCTGCGCAACCTCTTCGACGAGGCCGTCGCTTCGCAGGGCGGCGCCGCCTCGTGGCTCCGAGACGCCGCCGACGCCGCGGTGACGGCGGATCCCGACGTGGAGTACCGCGTCCTCGCGGACTCCGCCGGGCGTCCCTTCGCCGCACTGCCGGTGATCCCCGGGAATCCGGACTGGCATCTCACGGATGAGCCGGTCCTCGTGTACGACGAGAGCGGAGCGGTCGTCGGTGCGCTGCACGGCTTCCGCGGTCTCTACGGCGCCTGGCTCGCCCATCTCACCGCGCCGCTGAGCGACCGCCCGATCGTCGTGATCTGCGAATCCCGCCAGCTCGGTGAGCTGGTGGCGGACTGGACGGATCCCCGCGTCCGCATCGTGCATCCCGTTCACACCATTCATGTCGAGGCGCCCTACACGCCGGACGCGAGCATGAACACGCTCTGGACGCGCTGGTTCCGGGTGGCCGACCGCTTCGACGCCGTCATCTGGCCGACGGACACGCAGCGTGACGACGTCGTGGCGCGGTTCGGTGACGGGGCGAATCACGTCGTGGTACCGAATCCGATCGCCCCCGTCGAGCGCAGGGACGACCTGCGCGAGGACGGACTCGTCGTCGTGCTGGGCCGCCTCGCTGGCGGCAAACGCATCGATCACGCCATCCGTGCCTTCGTCGCCGCGGATGTGCCCGGCACCCGGATGGAGATCTGGGGCACCGGCGCGGAAGAGGAACGGCTGGCGGCGCTGATCGCCGAGCTCGACGCCGCGGACCGTGTCCGGCTGTGCGGCTATACGACGGATCCCGCCACGGTGCTCGACCGGGCGTCGATCCTGGTCACGTCCACCGCGTTCGAAGGGCAGCCGCTCGGTATCGTCGAGGCGCTCCTGCACGGCACGCCCGTGGTGTCCTACGACGTGCGGTATGGCATCCGCGACGTTCTCGGCGCCGGGGGCGGTGTCCTCGTCCCCGCGGGCGACGTCGCGGCCCTGAGAGACGCGCTGCGGGACCTGCTCACCGATCCGGAGCGCCTGGCGGCGCTTCGTGCCGAGGCGCCGGCCGTCGCCTCGGCGTGGAGTCCGGAGCGCTCGGTGGAGGCGCTGTCCACCGTCATCGCTGCCGTCGTGGAGGCTCCGTCACGGCGCTGA
- the guaA gene encoding glutamine-hydrolyzing GMP synthase codes for MTEQSETQQRPALVVDFGAQYAQLIARRVREAGVYSEIVPHTATAEEIAAKNPVAIILSGGPSSVYEEGAPKLDPSVFDLGVPTLGICYGFQYMAQTLGGEVAHTGLREYGATDAVISGDGGTLLSGQPTEQNVWMSHGDQVAKAPEGFEVLATTEATKVAAFANEERGFYGVQWHPEVKHSDHGQRVLENFLHKGAGLASDWNPDNVIAEQVERIREQVGDARVISALSGGVDSAVSTALVHKAIGDQLTAVFVDHGLLRKGEREQVEKDYVESTGVRLITVDAADTFLGHLQGVTDPEEKRKIIGREFIRAFEKVQLDLVEEAKADGGAPVKFLVQGTLYPDVVESGGGAGTANIKSHHNVGGLPDDLDFELIEPLRALFKDEVRAIGRELGIPEAIVGRQPFPGPGLGIRIIGEVTADRLEILREADAIAREELTKAGLDQEIWQCPVVLLADVRSVGVQGDGRTYGHPIVLRPVSSEDAMTADWTRLPYDVLSKISNRITNGVRDVNRVVLDVTSKPPGTIEWE; via the coding sequence TTGACCGAACAGTCCGAGACCCAGCAGCGCCCCGCGCTCGTCGTCGACTTCGGCGCCCAGTACGCGCAGCTTATCGCCCGCCGCGTGCGCGAGGCCGGGGTCTACAGCGAGATCGTGCCGCACACCGCCACGGCGGAGGAGATCGCCGCGAAGAACCCCGTCGCGATCATCCTCTCCGGCGGCCCCTCGTCCGTCTACGAGGAGGGGGCGCCGAAGCTCGACCCGTCCGTCTTCGACCTCGGCGTCCCGACGCTCGGCATCTGCTACGGCTTCCAGTACATGGCGCAGACTCTCGGCGGCGAGGTCGCGCACACCGGCCTCCGCGAGTACGGTGCGACCGACGCGGTCATCTCCGGTGATGGCGGCACGCTGCTGAGCGGCCAGCCGACCGAGCAGAACGTGTGGATGAGTCACGGCGACCAGGTCGCCAAGGCTCCAGAGGGCTTCGAAGTCCTCGCCACGACGGAGGCCACGAAGGTCGCGGCCTTCGCGAACGAGGAGCGCGGCTTCTACGGCGTGCAGTGGCATCCCGAGGTCAAGCACTCGGACCACGGTCAGCGGGTGCTCGAGAACTTCCTCCACAAGGGGGCGGGGCTCGCGTCCGACTGGAACCCCGACAACGTGATCGCCGAGCAGGTCGAGCGTATCCGCGAGCAGGTCGGCGACGCCCGCGTCATCTCGGCGCTCTCGGGCGGCGTGGACTCCGCCGTCTCGACCGCTCTCGTGCACAAGGCCATCGGCGACCAGCTCACGGCCGTCTTCGTCGACCATGGCCTCCTCCGCAAGGGTGAGCGGGAGCAGGTCGAGAAGGACTACGTCGAGTCCACGGGCGTGCGGCTCATCACGGTCGATGCCGCCGACACGTTCCTCGGTCACCTCCAGGGCGTGACCGACCCCGAGGAGAAGCGCAAGATCATCGGCCGCGAGTTCATCCGCGCGTTCGAGAAGGTGCAGCTCGACCTCGTCGAGGAGGCGAAGGCCGACGGCGGCGCTCCGGTGAAGTTCCTCGTGCAGGGGACGCTCTACCCGGACGTGGTGGAGTCGGGCGGCGGTGCGGGCACCGCCAACATCAAGTCGCACCACAACGTGGGCGGTCTTCCGGACGACCTCGACTTCGAACTCATCGAGCCGCTGCGGGCCCTGTTCAAGGACGAGGTCCGCGCGATCGGCCGCGAGCTCGGCATCCCCGAGGCGATCGTCGGGCGTCAGCCGTTTCCGGGGCCCGGTCTCGGCATCCGGATCATCGGTGAGGTCACCGCTGATCGTCTCGAGATTCTGCGTGAGGCCGACGCCATCGCCCGCGAGGAGCTGACCAAGGCCGGCCTCGACCAGGAGATCTGGCAGTGCCCCGTCGTGCTCCTTGCGGACGTGCGCTCGGTGGGCGTGCAGGGCGACGGCCGCACCTACGGTCACCCGATCGTGCTGCGTCCGGTCTCCAGCGAGGACGCGATGACCGCCGACTGGACCCGTCTGCCGTACGACGTGCTGTCGAAGATCTCGAACCGGATCACGAACGGCGTCCGCGACGTGAACCGCGTCGTGCTCGACGTCACGTCGAAGCCGCCGGGGACGATCGAGTGGGAGTAG
- a CDS encoding DUF3817 domain-containing protein has translation MPEPKVASFPAIRGALKFYQIASIITGVMLLLLLAEMVLKYTPIHLELFAGGSGGPLWFAGVIAGPDCQWWSLFAPWTNSCEMTSLGDGFNISLFILVAHGWFYVVYLFACFRMWSLMRWRFPRFILLALGGVVPLLSFFMEAVVAREVKTYLATREAAEASAIAPEGVR, from the coding sequence ATGCCCGAACCGAAAGTCGCCAGCTTTCCGGCGATCCGCGGTGCGCTGAAGTTCTACCAGATCGCGTCGATCATCACGGGAGTCATGCTGCTCCTGCTGCTCGCCGAGATGGTGCTGAAGTACACGCCGATCCACCTCGAGCTCTTCGCCGGAGGGTCGGGCGGCCCGCTCTGGTTCGCCGGCGTCATCGCCGGACCGGACTGCCAGTGGTGGTCGCTGTTCGCGCCGTGGACGAACTCCTGCGAGATGACATCCCTCGGGGACGGCTTCAACATCTCGCTGTTCATCCTCGTCGCCCACGGCTGGTTCTACGTCGTCTACCTCTTCGCGTGCTTCCGCATGTGGAGTCTGATGCGCTGGCGGTTCCCGCGGTTCATCCTGCTCGCGCTCGGCGGCGTCGTGCCGCTGCTGTCGTTCTTCATGGAGGCGGTCGTCGCCCGTGAAGTGAAGACCTATCTCGCCACCAGGGAGGCCGCAGAGGCCTCCGCGATCGCCCCGGAAGGTGTCCGTTGA